tagtttgaacaggcagactggcactaagaacagagggaacgtttccccagtcagctccattattagttacattggtttagtttgaacaggcagactggcactaagaacagagggaacgtttccccagtcagctccattattagttacattggtttagtttgaacaggcagactggcactaagaacagagggaacgtttccccagtcagctccattattagttacattggtttagtttgaacaggcagactggcactaagaacagagggaacgtttccccagtcagctccattattagttacattggtttagtttgaacaggcagactggcactaagaacagagggaacgtttccccagtcagctccattattagttacattggtttaggttgaacaggcagactggcactaagaacagagggatcgtttccccagtcagctccattattagttacattggtttagtttgaacaggcagactggcactaagaacagagggaacgtttccccagtcagctccattattagttacattggtttagtttgaacaggcagactggcactaagaacagagggaacgtttccccagtcagctccattattagttacattggtttagtttgaacaggcagactggcactaagaaaagagggaacgtttccccagtcagctccattattagtgcaatgccccttaaagtgttTCTCTGTGCTACCCAGTGTGGCGGGTTTCTCTTAGAATACAAACCGTAGTggaacaacagttttagtaagtaacaCAGTTGGACCCAAAaccataatcagtgctctaactccccttAGTGGTGGTCTGAGGTGGTGATGCAGGGTACCGTATTAAACCAgacattacctctaactccccctagtggtggtctgaggtGGTGATGCAGGGTACCGTAATAAACCAgacattacctctaactccccctagtggtggtctgaggtagtgatgcagggtactgtactaaaccacacattacctctaactccccctagtgGTTGTCTGAGGTAGTGACGCAGGGTACTGtactaaaccacacattacctctaactccccctagtggtggtctgaggtagtgatgcagggtactgtactaaaccacacattacctctacctccccctagtggtggtctgaggtagtgatgcagggtaccatactaaaccacacattacctctaactccccctagtggtggtctgaggtagtgatgcagggtactgtaataaaccacacattacctctaactccccctagtggtggtctgaggtagtgatgcagggtactgtaataaaccacacattacctctaactccccctagtgttggtctgaggtagtgatgcagggtactgtAATAAATCACACATTATCTCTAGctccccctagtggtggtctgaggtagtgatgcagggtactgtaataaaccacacattacctctaactccccctagtgttggtctgaggtagtgatgcagggtactgtAATAAATCACACATTATCTCTAGctccccctagtggtggtctgaggtagtgatgcagggtactgtaataaaccacacattacctctaactccccctagtggtggtctgaggtagtgatgcagggtaccatactaaaccacacattacctctaactccccctagtggtggtctgaggtagtgatgcagggtactgtaataaaccacacattatctctaactccccctagtggtggtctgaggtagtgatgcaggttactgtaataaaccacacattacctctaactccccctagtggtggtctgaggtagtgatgcagggtactgtaataaaccacacattatctctaactccccctagtggtggtctgaggtagtgatgcagggtactgtaataaaccacacattatctctaactccccctagtggtggtctgaggtagtgatgcagggtaccgTAATAAACCACACAtcacctctaactccccctagtggttgtctgaggtagtgatgcagggtaccgtaataaaccacacattacctctaactccccctagtggtggtctgaggtagtgatgcagggtactgtaataaaccacaaattacctctaactccccctattggtggtctgaggtagtgatgcagggtactgtaataaaccacacattacctctaactccccctagtggtggtctgaggtagtgatgcagggtactgtactaaaccacacattacctctacctccccctagtggtggtctgaggtagtgatgcagggtactgtaataaaccacacattacctctaactccccctaatggtggtctgaggtagtgatgcagggtactgtactaaaccacacattacctctaactccccctagtggtggtctgaggtagtgatgcagggtactttaataaaccacacattacctctacctccccctagtggtggtctgaggtagtgacgcagggtactgtaataaaccacacattacctctacctccccctagtggtggtctgagttagtgatgcagggtactgtAATAAACCAAACAttacctctacctccccctagtggtggtctgaggtagtgatgcagggtactgtaataaaccacacattacctctacctccccctagtggtggtctgaggtagtgatgcagggtactgtaataaaccacacattacctctacctccccctagtggtggtctgaggtagtgatgcagggtactgtactaaaccacacattacctctaactccccctagtggtggtctgaggtagtgatgcagggtactgtactaaaccacacattacctctaactccccctagtggtggtctgaggtagtgatgcagggtactgtaataaaccacacattatctctaactccccctagtggtggtctgaggtagtgatgcagggtactgtactaaaccacacattacctctaactccccctagtggtggtctgaggtagtgatgcagggtactgtactaaaccacacattacctctaactccccctagtggtggtctgaggtagtgatgcagggtactgtACTAAACCACACATTATCTCTTCCATCTCATAGTGTTACAGTTGATATTGATATCCAAAGTCACATTTGATTTCATCCACCAAGTCAGTATGTGTGAATTGGATTGTGGTTTTCTGTAGATTCATGTTCATTGAATTTCTATTGAACTTTGAAAGCTGAGACCCTCAGATTAAaatagagttgggttcaccctagtaaactataggaggatatatggctgatatctcagtctattggcttcaccctagtaaactataggaggatatatggctgatatctcagtctattgatgtaatagagtttagttcaccctagtaaactataggaggatatatggctgatatctcagtatgttgatgatgtaatagAGTTTACCTACATCATCATTATTGCACAGACTTTCACACACAACTCACCCCTCTGTCTTCTGAGCTCCTCTGTAGACAGAagacagtagataaaacatgatgtattatgggtactagaacatgaagacagactacatcctctctattctgacctcctctgtagacagtagataaaacatgatgtattatgggtactagaacatgaagacagactacatcctctctattctgacctcctctgtagacagtagataaaacatgatgtattatgggtactagaacatgaagacagactacatcctctctattctgaccttctctatagacagtagataaaacatgatgcattatgggtactagaacatgaagacaaACTATATCCTCTCTATTCGACAGTAGATAATAATGTTGGTAATGTTGAATATTACATGAATACAGAGACAACACTTACCCAGCTGTTTAGTCAGGTTTTGAATGAGTTCATCTAGGGGGGAAATATTCAGTCAGCTTCAGGTCAAAAATAAATATAGCCAGATGGTAGATAGGAATCAGGcccttcctctctacccagtagaggactggtcacccctcagagcctggttcctctctaaccagtacagccagtagaggactggtcacccctcagagcctggttcctctctaaccagtacagccagtagaggatgggtcacccctcagagcctggttcctctctacccagtacagccagtagaggactggtcacccctcagagcctggttcctctggtctacccagtagaggactggtcacccctcagagcctggttcctctggtctacccagtacagccagtagaggactggtcacccctcagagtctggttcctctggtctacccagtacagccagtagaggactggtcacccctcagagcctggttcctctggtctacccagaagaggactggtcacccctcagagcctggttcctctggccTACTCAGTACAGCCAGTAAAGGACTGGTCAACCTTCAGAGCCTGgatcctctggtctacccagtacagccagtagaggactggtcacccctaagagcctggttcctctctacccagtagaggactggtcacccctcagagcctggttcctctctacccagtagaggactggtcacccctcagagcctgtttCCTCTGGTCTActcagtacagccagtagagggcTGGTCGCCCCTCAGAGCCTGgctcctctggtctacccagtacagccagtagagagGTTCTTACCCAGGTGATAGACTAGATAAGGTTTATATTCCAGTGATATGTAACCAGAGGTAGAGAGGTTCTTACCCCGGTCGTTGACAACGTCAGGTTCCAGATCCAGTAGAATCCTGTAAAAGTCTGATTTCACCTGGTTCCCTCCTGAGTCTAGAGCCTGGTACAACCGTATcatctggtcctgtctggtcctagCAGCATGGATCTCAGTGTACCTCTCAGAACGGATCAAGTAAAATGCCATGGGAATCACCATGGTAACACTCTGGATGAGGTGAACCTTGTTTCTGTTCACAAAGCGGACATCACCTAGACAGGAAAGAAAacagatgtagagttatatactgtagaacaagaggacattactagtcaggttagatgtacaggacattactagtcaggttagatgtagaggacattactagtcaggttagatgtagagttatacactgtagaacaagaggacattactagtcaggttagatgtagagttatatactgtagaactagaggacattactagtcaggttagatgtagaggacattactagtcaggttagatgtagagttatatattgtagaacaagaggacattactagtcaggttagatgtagaggacattactagtcacgttagatgtagagttatagagtgtagaacaagaggacattactagtctggttagatgtagagttatatactaaAGAACAAGAGGGCATTACTAGTCAGGtaagatgtagaggacattactagtcaggttagatgtagagttatatagtgtagaacaagaggacattactagtcaggttagatgtggaggacattactagtcaggttagatgtagaggacattactagtcaggttagatgtagagttatatactgtagaacaagaggacattactagtcaggttagatgtagagttatatactgtagaacaagaggacattactagtcaggttagatgtagaggacattactagtcaggttagatgtagagaacatcactagtcaggttagatgtagaggacattactagtcaggttagatgtagagttatatactgtagaacaagaggacattactagtcaggttagatgtagaggacattactagtcaggttagatgtagagttatatactgtagaacaagaggacatcactagtcaggttagatgtagaggacattactagtcaggttagatgtagaggacattactagtcaggttagatgtggagttatatactgtagaacaagaggacatcactagtcaggttagatgtagaggacattactagtcatgttagatgtagaggacatcactagtcaggttagatgtagaggacattacgagtcaggttagatgtagaggacattactagtcaggttagatgtagagttatatactgtagaacaagaggacatcactagtcaggttagatgtagaggacattactagtcaggttagatgtagaggacattactagtcaggttagatgtagagttatatactgtagaacaagaggacattactagtcaggttagatgtagaggacatcactagtcaggttagatgtagaggacattactagtcaggttagatgtagaggacattactagtcaggttagatgtagagttatatactgtagaacaagaggacattactagtcaggttagatgtagaggacatcactagtcaggttagatgtagaggacattactagtcaggttagatgtagaggacattactagtcagtttagatgtagagttatatactgtagaactagaggacattactagtcaggttagatgtagagttatatactgtagagcaagaggacattactagtcaggttagatgtagaggactttactagtcaggttagatatagaggacattactagtcaggttagatgtagagttatgtactgtagaacaagaggacattactagtcaggttagatgtagagttatgtactgtagaacaagaggacattactagtcaggtaagatgtagaggacattactagaggacattactagtcaggtttgaTGAAGAGATATATACTGTTGAACAGTTGACCcatcagtattatagtattaaaccatgaggtctgtgattaacagttgacccatcagtattatagtaataatccatgaggtctgtgattaacagttgacccatcagtattatagtaataaaccacgaggtctgtgattaacagttgaccCATCAGTATTATGGGAGGTATGCCCTGTCAGAGAGGTGTTTCTGGGAGATATGCCTTGTCAGAGAGGTGTTCCTGGGAGATATGCCCTGTCAGAGAGGTGTTTCTGGGAGATATGCCCTGTCAGAGAGGTGTTTCTGGGAGATATGCCCTGTCAGAGAGGTGTTCCTGGGTGATATGCCCTGTCAGAGAGGTGTTCCTGGGAGATATGCCCTGTCAGAGAGGTGTTTCTGGGAGATATGCCCTGTCAGAGAGGTGTTTCTGGGAGATATGCCCTGTCAGAGAGGTGTTcctggtggtggtctgaggtagtgatgcagggtactgtactaaaccacacattacctctaactccccctagtggtggtctgaggtagtgatgcagggtactgtaataaaccacacattacctctaactccccctagtggtggtctgaggtagtgatgcagggtactgtaccaaaccacacattacctctaactccccctagtggtggtctgaggtagtgatgcagggtaccgtactaaaccacacattacctctaactccccctagtggtggtctgaggtagtgatgcagggtaccatactaaaccacacattacctctaactcccctagtggtggtctgaggtagtgatgcagggtgctgtaataaaccacacattacctctaactccccctagtggtggtctgaggtagtgatgcagggtactgtactaaaccacacattacctctaactccccctagtggtggtctgaggtagtgatgcagggtaccatactaaaccacacattacctctaactccccctagtggtggtctgaggtagtgatgcagggtaccatactaaaccacacattacctctaactcaccctagtggtggtctgaggtagtgatgcagggtgctgtaataaaccacacattacctctaactccccctagtggtggtctgaggtagtgatgcagggtactgtactaaaccacacatgacctctaactccccctagtggtggtctgaggtagtgatgcagggtactgtaataaaccacacattacctctaactccccctagtggtggtctgaggtagtgatgcagggtactgtaataaaccacacattacctctaactccccctagtggtggtctgaggtagtgatgcagggtactgtactaaaccacacattacctctaactccccctagtggtggtctgaggtagtgatgcagggtactgtaataaaccacacattacctctaactccccctagtggtggtctgaggtagtgatgcagggtactgtaataaaccacacattacctctaacgccccctagtggtggtctgaggtagtgatgcagggtactgtaataaaccacacattacctctacctccccctagtggtggtctgaggtagtgatgcagggtactgtactaaaccacacattacctctacctccccctagtggtggtctgaggtagtgatgcagggtactgtaataaaccacacattacctccaactccccctagtggtggtctgaggtagtgatgcagggtactgtactaaaccacacattacctctacctccccctagtggtggtctgaggtagtgatgcagggtactgtaataaaccacacattacctctaactccccctagtggtggtctgaggtagtgacgcagggtactgtactaaaccacacattacctctaactccccctagtggtggtctgaggtagtgatgcagggtactgtaataaaccacacattacctctaactccccctagtggtggtctgaggtagtgatgcagggtactgtaataaaccacacattacctctaactccccctagtggtggtctgaggtagtgatgaagggtactgtactaaaccacacattacctctaactccccctagtggtggtctgaggtagtgatgcagggtactgCACTAAACCACACATTATCTCTTCCATCTCATAGTGTTACAGTTGATATTGATATCCAAAGTCACATTTGATTTCATCCACCAAGTCAGTATGTGTGAATTGGATTGTGGTTTCCTGTAGATTCATGTAGATTCCCTAGTAAACTAtaagaggatatatggctgatatctcagtctattgggttcaccctagtaaactattcTCTActagccagtagaggactggtcacccctcagagcctggttcctctggtctacccagtacagccagtagaggactggtcacccctcggagcctggttccgctctacccagtacagccagtagagagGTTCTTACCCAGGTGATAGACTAGATAAGTTTTATATTCCAGGGATATGTAAGCAGAGGTAGAGAGGTTCTTACCCAGGTGATAGACTAGATAAGGTTTATATTCCAGTGATATGTAACCAGAGGTAGAGAGGTTCTTACCCAGGTCCCTGACAACGTCAGGTTCCAGATCCAGTAGAATCCTGTAAAAGTCTGATTTCACACTTCTTGAGTCTTCTGCTTCTTCTAGGGTCTGGTACAACAGTCTCATCTGGTCCTGGCTGGTCATCTGGTTGATACTGATGTCACAGTACAACTCCTCATAGAACAGCTCATACATGATGGGCTTTACCATGGTAACCCTCTGAATGAGTTGATCCTTATGGTAGTCCACAAATGTGGCACCTGAAAacagatgtagagttatatactgtaaacaagaggacattactagtcaggttagatgtagaggacattactagtcaggttagatgtagagttatatactgtagaacaagaggacattactagtcaggttagatgta
The Oncorhynchus clarkii lewisi isolate Uvic-CL-2024 unplaced genomic scaffold, UVic_Ocla_1.0 unplaced_contig_9929_pilon_pilon, whole genome shotgun sequence genome window above contains:
- the LOC139399885 gene encoding uncharacterized protein, giving the protein DVQFVNRNKVHLIHNVTMVIPMAFYLIRSERYSEIHAARTRQDQMKLLYEALDSRRDKVKSDFYRILLDLEPDVVIDLGATFVDYHKDQLIQRVTMVKPIMYELFYEELYCDISINQMTSQDQMRLLYQTLEEAEDSRSVKSDFYRILLDLEPDVVRDLGDVRFVNRNKVHLIQSVTMVIPMAFYLIRSERYTEIHAARTRQDQMIRLYQALDSGGNQVKSDFYRILLDLEPDVVNDRDELIQNLTKQLEELRRQR